In one window of candidate division KSB1 bacterium DNA:
- a CDS encoding DUF4062 domain-containing protein: MKVFISSTCIDLVPYRRVAIEVVNRCGCQPLAMESFDARPEDPTAVCEEEVRACDILVGIYAHRYGTVPPGQEKSIIQQEYELAMALGKDCLCFVVQKGFAWNPDFIQHDKKAQLENFLGQVQAQHTVAFFTTPEDFGSKLATSLSRHLLKKQGVTSVRPVPAVPAAVPYFTGRERELHKLRTMLSQPPAFVCIINAPGIGKTQLSLKAAAALRDLFPDAIYFLDLGRRNATSPAAITDTLREVLGIAEPLPFEKLLDRVREQRCLFILDNLETALWPPADANATRQMLRQWASLLTHGQALLATSRAQAQAGEHCLEILPLSHEESLELWQKLRPEATQPAETLRELLQLAEGYPLVLYLLSQRGLEAPLPVLLQDFRRRKISAAKIGEGKEASVEASIALSYHALVQAGGAGQRLFHLLGFLPAGATAQTLEALCGAEWLEACKAVHHSGLGLWAGERFFALPPLRDLASQQATAEELAPVFEYYLKMATEQDQHLYRDELGEAARQWLHAELPNLHHLWDVQLEKNEKRWVLSLAEVLSRIYQDGVRTGAVRLQTAAKAAAEIGDRLGEANCIKSRGDVHLRLSEYVEARGCYEQAEPIYREIGSRVGEANCIKSRGDVHKMLSEYVEARGCYEQVEPIYREIGSRVGEANCLRFQALLELKEGRLELALSQFARALAIAKAIGDRFTQAFIFLEQAEPLLQLQQKPQARESLSQAAALFDAINRPDRAQECRDQLAKI; this comes from the coding sequence ATGAAAGTCTTCATCTCCTCCACCTGCATCGATCTGGTGCCTTATCGCCGCGTGGCCATCGAGGTGGTCAATCGCTGCGGGTGCCAACCCCTGGCCATGGAGTCTTTTGACGCGCGGCCCGAAGACCCCACGGCCGTCTGCGAAGAAGAAGTGCGCGCCTGCGACATTCTGGTGGGCATTTACGCCCATCGTTACGGCACCGTGCCGCCGGGCCAGGAAAAATCCATCATCCAGCAGGAATATGAACTGGCCATGGCCTTGGGCAAGGATTGCCTGTGTTTTGTCGTGCAAAAAGGCTTTGCCTGGAACCCGGATTTCATCCAACATGACAAAAAAGCCCAACTCGAAAATTTTCTCGGCCAAGTACAAGCTCAGCACACTGTCGCCTTCTTCACCACTCCGGAAGATTTCGGCAGCAAGCTCGCCACTTCCCTCAGCCGGCATTTGCTCAAAAAGCAGGGCGTGACGAGCGTGCGACCGGTGCCGGCAGTCCCCGCGGCCGTGCCTTATTTTACCGGCCGGGAACGCGAGTTGCACAAGCTCCGCACCATGCTCTCCCAGCCGCCGGCGTTTGTCTGCATTATCAACGCCCCGGGCATCGGCAAAACCCAGCTCAGCCTCAAAGCCGCGGCGGCCTTGCGCGACCTGTTCCCGGACGCCATTTATTTTCTCGACCTCGGCCGGCGCAACGCCACCTCGCCGGCGGCCATCACCGACACCCTGCGGGAAGTCCTTGGTATCGCCGAACCTCTGCCGTTTGAAAAACTGTTGGATCGGGTGCGGGAGCAGCGCTGCTTGTTCATTCTCGACAATCTCGAAACCGCGTTGTGGCCGCCGGCAGACGCCAATGCGACCCGGCAAATGTTGCGGCAGTGGGCAAGTTTGTTGACTCATGGCCAAGCTTTGCTCGCCACCAGCCGGGCCCAAGCCCAAGCCGGAGAGCATTGTCTGGAAATCTTGCCGCTTTCCCACGAGGAAAGTCTTGAGTTGTGGCAGAAACTGCGGCCCGAAGCGACTCAACCGGCGGAGACCCTGCGTGAGCTTTTGCAGCTTGCCGAAGGTTATCCCTTGGTGCTTTACCTGCTCAGCCAGCGCGGCCTCGAAGCGCCCTTGCCGGTTCTGCTGCAGGATTTCCGCCGGCGCAAGATTAGCGCGGCCAAAATCGGCGAAGGCAAAGAAGCCAGTGTCGAAGCCAGCATTGCGCTCTCTTATCATGCCTTGGTGCAAGCGGGAGGCGCCGGTCAGCGTTTGTTTCATCTGTTGGGTTTTTTGCCGGCAGGAGCGACCGCGCAGACTTTGGAAGCCTTATGCGGTGCAGAATGGTTGGAGGCTTGCAAAGCGGTGCACCATAGCGGATTGGGGCTGTGGGCCGGCGAACGATTTTTTGCCTTGCCGCCTTTGCGGGATTTAGCCAGCCAGCAGGCGACCGCCGAGGAACTGGCGCCGGTTTTCGAGTATTACTTGAAGATGGCAACGGAGCAAGATCAGCATTTGTACCGTGATGAGCTGGGCGAAGCGGCCCGGCAATGGCTGCATGCCGAGCTGCCGAATTTGCATCATTTGTGGGATGTGCAGCTCGAGAAGAATGAAAAGCGCTGGGTGCTCTCGCTTGCAGAGGTGTTGTCGCGAATTTATCAGGATGGTGTGCGCACTGGCGCGGTGCGACTGCAAACAGCCGCCAAAGCGGCAGCGGAAATCGGGGACCGTTTGGGGGAGGCGAATTGCATAAAAAGTCGCGGGGACGTGCATTTGCGGTTGTCGGAGTATGTCGAGGCGCGGGGGTGCTATGAACAAGCGGAGCCGATCTATCGGGAAATCGGGTCCCGTGTGGGGGAGGCGAATTGCATAAAAAGTCGCGGGGACGTGCATAAAATGTTGTCGGAGTATGTCGAGGCGCGGGGGTGCTATGAACAAGTGGAGCCGATCTATCGGGAAATCGGGTCCCGTGTGGGGGAGGCGAATTGTTTGCGTTTTCAAGCTTTGCTTGAGCTCAAGGAAGGCCGCCTTGAATTGGCTTTAAGTCAATTTGCCCGCGCCTTGGCCATTGCCAAAGCCATCGGGGATCGCTTTACCCAGGCCTTTATTTTTCTGGAACAAGCTGAACCGCTGCTTCAGCTTCAACAAAAACCTCAAGCCCGTGAAAGCCTGAGCCAAGCCGCAGCGTTATTCGACGCCATCAACCGGCCCGACCGCGCGCAAGAATGCCGCGACCAACTTGCGAAGATTTAA
- a CDS encoding DegT/DnrJ/EryC1/StrS family aminotransferase, with product MPHLALLGGTPVRKQAFPQWPRPRPGQLAALQQVWESGKWGVGSPFIAEFERRFAEFQQAKYALSICNGTASLMIALKACGVKAGDQVIIPAYTFIATASSVLMVNAVPVFVDIDPDTYNLDPAQIEAAITPATKAIMPVHIAGQPANLEAILDIARRHNLAVIEDAAQAHGAEWKGRRVGAIGKIGSFSFQSSKNLSAGEGGALVTDDKALIDVCFSYQNCGRVREGAWYEHRVLGGNFRLGAFQAALLTAQLATIEEDMRRREQHAHYLDERLREIPGIKPLLVQPHVTRHARHLYIFRYEAEAFEGLPRDRFIEALRAEGIYCHKGYTPLYREQLFALDPQQYPWIEGINYRELHLPVTERAGNDEAVWIPQPALMGTEKEVEDIVMAVAKIQAHVDELIAGSKAFTDELEKAD from the coding sequence ATGCCACATTTGGCTTTGCTGGGCGGAACGCCGGTGCGCAAACAAGCTTTTCCGCAGTGGCCGCGGCCGCGCCCCGGGCAGCTGGCGGCGCTGCAACAGGTTTGGGAAAGCGGCAAATGGGGCGTCGGCAGCCCGTTCATTGCCGAGTTTGAAAGACGTTTTGCCGAATTTCAACAAGCGAAATACGCCCTGTCAATTTGCAACGGCACAGCCTCGTTGATGATCGCCTTGAAAGCGTGCGGCGTGAAAGCCGGTGATCAGGTGATTATTCCGGCGTACACTTTCATCGCCACGGCCAGCTCGGTGTTGATGGTCAATGCCGTGCCGGTGTTTGTCGATATCGATCCGGATACTTACAACCTCGATCCGGCGCAAATCGAAGCGGCGATCACGCCGGCGACGAAGGCCATCATGCCGGTGCACATCGCCGGCCAGCCGGCGAATCTCGAGGCGATTCTCGACATTGCCCGGCGCCACAATCTGGCGGTGATCGAAGATGCGGCGCAGGCACACGGCGCGGAATGGAAAGGCCGGCGTGTCGGCGCGATTGGGAAAATTGGCTCGTTCAGTTTTCAATCGAGCAAAAATTTATCGGCCGGCGAGGGCGGGGCACTGGTCACCGACGACAAGGCGCTGATCGATGTTTGTTTTTCGTATCAAAATTGCGGTCGGGTGCGCGAGGGCGCGTGGTACGAGCATCGCGTGCTCGGCGGCAATTTTCGCCTGGGCGCGTTTCAAGCCGCGCTGCTGACGGCGCAGCTGGCGACGATTGAAGAAGACATGCGGCGCCGCGAGCAGCACGCGCATTATCTCGACGAGCGGCTGCGCGAGATTCCCGGCATCAAGCCGCTGCTCGTGCAGCCGCATGTTACCCGCCATGCGCGGCATCTTTATATTTTCCGCTACGAGGCCGAGGCGTTCGAGGGCCTGCCGCGCGACCGTTTCATCGAGGCCTTGCGCGCCGAAGGGATTTACTGTCACAAAGGTTACACCCCGCTTTATCGCGAGCAGCTTTTTGCGCTCGACCCGCAGCAGTATCCGTGGATCGAAGGCATCAACTACCGCGAGCTGCATCTGCCGGTGACCGAGCGCGCCGGCAACGACGAAGCGGTGTGGATTCCACAGCCGGCGCTGATGGGCACGGAAAAAGAAGTCGAAGATATCGTCATGGCCGTTGCAAAAATTCAGGCGCATGTGGATGAGTTGATCGCTGGCTCCAAAGCATTTACGGATGAATTGGAAAAGGCCGATTAA
- a CDS encoding LacI family transcriptional regulator encodes MIATFNFHTKVGMTVTIYEVAKKAGVGIGTVSRVLNNSPQISSATRERVMKVIQTLNYQPHAMAQGLARKKSLSIAALVPFFTGHFYGELLKGIQQAIARHKYDLILYSIEDFQDKDFYLKRALQQRRVDGVVLVSLPLSEAQAKEFKRRKLPLVLVDASHPDFDSIVVNNQTGAYAAVRHLIGLGHTCLAMITGHRESAPAQHRYLGFQTALAEAGLEVADDLLMSSDNLQSEAVKINDGFNKETGYWAMRQLLARNGKRPTGVFIASDIQALGAMKAVRESGLRIPEDIAIVGFDDIELAEYAGLTTVRQPMFEMGRLAVERLMTLIAHPKTPRAHRHIETELVIRESCGMNHSAQKNCQAVPDKLQEG; translated from the coding sequence ATGATTGCGACGTTTAATTTTCATACGAAAGTCGGTATGACGGTCACGATTTACGAAGTCGCAAAGAAAGCCGGGGTTGGGATCGGCACGGTTTCCCGCGTGCTGAATAACAGCCCACAGATTTCCTCCGCCACCCGCGAGCGGGTGATGAAAGTCATTCAGACCCTCAATTATCAGCCTCATGCCATGGCGCAGGGCCTGGCGCGCAAGAAGTCTCTCAGCATTGCCGCGCTGGTGCCGTTTTTTACCGGCCATTTTTATGGCGAGTTGCTCAAGGGCATTCAGCAAGCCATCGCCCGCCACAAGTACGATCTCATTCTTTATTCGATTGAAGATTTTCAAGACAAGGATTTTTATCTCAAGCGTGCGCTGCAGCAACGCCGGGTGGATGGCGTCGTTCTGGTGTCGCTGCCGCTTTCCGAGGCGCAGGCCAAAGAGTTTAAACGCCGCAAGCTGCCGCTGGTGCTGGTCGATGCCTCGCATCCGGATTTCGATTCCATTGTCGTGAATAATCAAACTGGCGCTTATGCGGCGGTGCGGCATTTGATCGGCCTCGGCCACACATGCCTGGCGATGATCACCGGCCACCGGGAAAGCGCGCCGGCGCAGCATCGTTATCTTGGTTTTCAAACCGCTTTGGCGGAGGCCGGCCTCGAGGTGGCGGATGATTTGTTGATGAGCAGCGACAACCTGCAGAGTGAAGCGGTCAAAATAAATGACGGCTTCAATAAAGAAACCGGCTATTGGGCGATGCGGCAATTGCTGGCGCGGAACGGCAAGCGTCCGACCGGCGTTTTCATCGCCAGCGACATTCAGGCGCTTGGCGCGATGAAAGCGGTGCGCGAATCCGGCTTGCGGATTCCGGAGGATATTGCGATCGTCGGTTTTGATGACATCGAGCTGGCCGAGTACGCCGGCCTCACCACGGTTCGCCAGCCCATGTTCGAGATGGGCCGGCTGGCGGTCGAGCGGCTGATGACGTTGATCGCTCATCCGAAGACGCCGCGCGCGCATCGGCATATTGAAACCGAATTGGTGATTCGCGAGAGCTGCGGCATGAACCACTCAGCGCAGAAAAATTGCCAAGCCGTCCCTGACAAATTGCAGGAAGGTTGA
- a CDS encoding aminotransferase class V-fold PLP-dependent enzyme, translated as MTNLELSPEAMTRMGEACLRAVVDHIANLPDSPRVNLDNIVEIAKALREPPPETGTDFESLLKFLMEKIIPVSINTAHPAYMGYIPGGGLYPSALAAFLAAATNRYVGAWYAAPAAARLEANVLEWFAELMGYPKTSRGIMTTGGSLANFSAVVAARKHILGDDIAKGTLYCSDQTHHSVMKAAMLAGIPERNLRLLPPDKNYRAIPDRFEAALKADLRKGLKPFLIVGNAGTTNTGAIDPLNELADLSKKYSIWFHIDGAYGGFFNWCDEGKRKLAGIERADSMVLDPHKGLFTPYGCGSLLVKDGERLRRAHLLSADYMQDQFTPEGEINFTEHSPELSRSFRGLQVWLPLKLFGLQAFRDNLAEKLRLTQWMYQRFLEEPAFECLSVPDLSVITFRYRPRRGDIESFNRRLLESIVKSGKLFLSSTLLKGAFVIRVCILSFRTHQAEVEEAFAIVKAAARELEQTSYHATT; from the coding sequence GTGACCAATCTCGAACTCTCCCCCGAGGCCATGACGCGCATGGGCGAAGCCTGCCTGCGTGCGGTTGTCGATCACATTGCGAATTTGCCTGATTCCCCGCGCGTGAATTTGGACAACATTGTTGAAATCGCCAAAGCACTGCGCGAGCCGCCGCCCGAGACCGGAACGGACTTCGAATCGCTCTTAAAATTTTTGATGGAAAAAATAATTCCGGTTTCGATCAACACCGCGCATCCGGCTTACATGGGCTATATTCCCGGCGGCGGACTCTACCCTTCTGCCCTCGCCGCGTTTCTCGCCGCGGCCACCAATCGCTACGTCGGCGCGTGGTATGCAGCGCCGGCGGCAGCCCGACTTGAAGCCAATGTGCTGGAGTGGTTTGCGGAGCTGATGGGATATCCCAAAACCAGCCGCGGCATCATGACCACCGGCGGCTCACTCGCCAATTTCAGCGCCGTCGTTGCGGCGCGCAAGCATATTCTCGGCGATGACATCGCGAAAGGAACGTTGTACTGCTCCGATCAAACGCATCACTCGGTGATGAAAGCTGCGATGCTCGCGGGCATTCCGGAACGCAATCTGCGCCTGCTGCCGCCGGATAAGAATTATCGCGCGATTCCGGACCGCTTTGAAGCAGCCCTCAAAGCTGATCTGCGAAAAGGTCTGAAACCATTTCTCATCGTCGGCAACGCCGGAACGACGAACACCGGCGCCATCGATCCATTGAACGAGCTGGCCGATCTCAGCAAAAAATATTCGATCTGGTTTCACATTGACGGCGCCTACGGCGGTTTTTTCAATTGGTGTGACGAGGGCAAGCGCAAGCTGGCGGGAATCGAACGCGCCGACTCGATGGTGCTCGATCCCCACAAAGGATTGTTCACCCCCTATGGCTGCGGCAGCCTGTTGGTGAAAGACGGCGAGCGCCTGCGCCGCGCCCACCTGCTCTCCGCCGATTACATGCAGGATCAATTCACGCCGGAAGGCGAGATCAATTTCACCGAACACTCGCCGGAGCTCTCGCGCTCCTTTCGCGGCCTGCAGGTTTGGCTGCCGCTCAAGCTTTTCGGCCTGCAAGCCTTTCGCGACAATCTTGCGGAAAAACTGCGCCTGACGCAATGGATGTATCAGCGCTTTCTCGAAGAACCCGCCTTCGAATGCCTTTCCGTTCCCGATCTCTCGGTCATCACCTTTCGCTACCGGCCCCGGCGTGGCGATATCGAAAGCTTCAACCGCCGGTTGCTCGAAAGCATCGTCAAAAGCGGCAAACTCTTTCTCTCCAGCACCCTGCTCAAGGGCGCATTCGTCATTCGGGTTTGCATTTTGAGCTTCCGCACGCATCAGGCTGAGGTGGAAGAGGCGTTTGCAATTGTTAAAGCCGCGGCGAGGGAACTGGAGCAGACATCATACCACGCAACAACTTAA
- a CDS encoding CocE/NonD family hydrolase: MRNHLSRYSALLVILLASPLTAYVKTTYMVAMRDGVKLATDVYLPETPGQKWPAILIRTPYGKTNFFLTPTDSFDDFVKAGYAIVAQDTRGRYDSQGLDSLFLDDGWGERQDGYDTVEWIARQSWSNGKVGTWGGSAFGITQYLMAGSAPPHLVCQFVGIAATNLYSQAVYPGGVFLQNLVENWLTLQGSRNLLPFIESRSKYDAKWERLNLESRFAVVEVPIYHWGGWHDIFIEGTINGFVGLQHTGAKGARGKQKSLVGPWTHGNWDQTRQGELNFPNSKRDDLIEAQRWFEYWLLGRDNGIMAEPAVKYYIMGADESGAPGNEWRTEKDWPPRATPTPFYFRDSGDLTTEKPVAMPVARSFQYDPRKPAPTEGGRNLFLKAGPYNQRSIESRPDVLVFTTPVLAQPLEIAGKITAKLWVSSSAKDTDFMVKLTDVYPDGRSMLVCDGALRVRHRYSLWQENFMKPDSIYPCEVDLWSTAMVFNKGHRIRVAVTSSNSPRFDPNPNTGKPFRADNETIVATNTLHLDARRPSHVVLPVMIPGGGLSVAAPNAGPPRDFVLEQNYPNPVYGETLISYALPRTAALRLTLFNMLGQQVQVLVDGLVPAGKHVAVWNGLDQHGQRVAKGVYFYRLETENFATTKKLIIMR, translated from the coding sequence ATGCGAAATCACCTGAGCAGGTACAGCGCCTTGCTTGTCATCCTGCTCGCCTCCCCTCTCACCGCCTACGTCAAAACCACCTACATGGTCGCGATGCGCGACGGCGTCAAGCTCGCGACGGATGTCTATCTGCCCGAAACGCCGGGGCAAAAATGGCCGGCGATTCTCATCCGCACGCCTTATGGCAAAACCAATTTCTTCTTGACCCCGACTGATTCATTCGATGATTTTGTGAAAGCCGGCTACGCCATTGTCGCGCAAGATACGCGCGGTCGTTACGATTCACAGGGCCTCGACAGCCTCTTTCTCGACGACGGTTGGGGGGAACGGCAGGATGGCTACGACACGGTCGAGTGGATCGCCAGGCAAAGCTGGTCGAACGGCAAAGTCGGAACCTGGGGCGGTTCGGCGTTTGGGATCACGCAATACCTCATGGCCGGCAGCGCGCCGCCGCACCTGGTTTGCCAGTTTGTGGGCATCGCGGCGACCAATCTGTATTCGCAAGCGGTTTATCCCGGCGGGGTTTTTTTGCAGAACCTGGTTGAAAATTGGCTGACTTTGCAGGGCAGCCGCAATCTTCTGCCCTTCATTGAGTCGCGTTCGAAATATGATGCAAAATGGGAGCGGCTCAATCTCGAATCGCGCTTTGCGGTGGTGGAGGTGCCGATCTATCATTGGGGCGGCTGGCATGATATTTTTATTGAAGGCACGATCAACGGGTTTGTGGGATTGCAGCACACCGGCGCGAAGGGAGCGCGCGGCAAACAAAAATCGCTCGTCGGGCCGTGGACGCATGGGAATTGGGATCAGACCCGGCAAGGCGAATTGAATTTTCCGAATAGCAAGCGCGATGACTTGATCGAAGCCCAACGCTGGTTTGAATATTGGCTGCTCGGCCGGGACAACGGCATCATGGCCGAGCCGGCGGTCAAGTATTATATCATGGGCGCGGATGAAAGCGGCGCGCCGGGCAACGAGTGGCGCACGGAAAAAGATTGGCCGCCGCGGGCAACGCCGACGCCGTTTTATTTTCGCGACAGCGGCGATTTGACCACGGAAAAACCGGTGGCGATGCCGGTGGCGCGCAGTTTTCAATACGATCCCAGGAAGCCGGCGCCGACCGAGGGCGGCCGCAATTTGTTCCTGAAAGCCGGGCCGTATAATCAGCGCAGCATCGAGAGCCGGCCCGATGTGCTGGTTTTCACGACGCCGGTTTTGGCGCAGCCCCTGGAAATCGCCGGCAAAATTACGGCGAAGTTGTGGGTTTCCTCCTCGGCAAAAGATACGGATTTCATGGTTAAATTGACCGATGTTTATCCCGATGGCCGGTCGATGTTGGTCTGCGACGGCGCTCTGCGCGTGCGGCATCGCTATTCGCTGTGGCAGGAAAATTTCATGAAGCCGGATTCGATTTATCCGTGCGAAGTCGATCTGTGGTCAACCGCGATGGTGTTTAACAAAGGGCATCGCATTCGCGTCGCCGTCACCAGCAGCAACTCGCCGCGTTTTGATCCCAATCCGAACACCGGCAAGCCATTTCGCGCCGACAACGAAACGATTGTGGCGACGAACACGCTTCATCTTGATGCCCGCCGGCCTTCGCATGTGGTTTTGCCGGTCATGATTCCGGGAGGCGGCCTCAGCGTCGCGGCTCCCAACGCCGGCCCGCCGCGGGATTTTGTTTTGGAGCAAAATTATCCCAATCCGGTTTACGGCGAAACGCTAATTTCTTATGCGCTGCCTCGAACCGCGGCGCTGCGGCTGACGCTTTTCAACATGCTCGGCCAGCAAGTGCAAGTCTTGGTGGATGGCCTGGTTCCGGCGGGAAAGCATGTCGCGGTATGGAATGGCCTTGATCAGCACGGACAACGTGTCGCGAAGGGAGTATATTTCTACCGGTTGGAAACGGAGAATTTTGCGACAACGAAAAAGTTGATCATCATGCGATGA
- a CDS encoding peptidylprolyl isomerase, whose amino-acid sequence MLRRAFFYLATVVVALGGCSRNEQALAIVGSRVITEKDFIKRYDDFRRRIGGVPDNEQTRRQVLQNYVDEELLILAAEQRGYAGDREGRHERERLEIQELLNAFNREFIAGSITINEDELERLFINLNTRVKARHLYAPTKPQADSLYLALQNGASFEQLARGLFKDPALRDSGGSLGYFTVDEMEPAFEEAAYNLKVGEISKPVRTLDGYSIIRVDDRVTNPLLTESEYVKHRDKLEGYWRVRKIQAATAAYVDSLRRSLDLSFNEPAVKKLFALLKTRQGDEALIEAKNFWDGDDEFGRQELLRSKLGVWEVATFQDRLRFTSAREHQWIRSEETLKDFIAGLVAREAILAKARAARLDRRPEYKRKVEEKFDSYLLERIETSLRREMRIPEDSLRAYYRRHAERFAAPVEENLHGRLRSFDEARPEVEATLRMMYWDEARRRHIEEIRKNTRVAVYPERLMTLRLN is encoded by the coding sequence ATGTTGAGACGCGCGTTTTTTTATCTTGCAACGGTTGTGGTGGCGCTGGGCGGTTGCAGCAGAAACGAGCAGGCCCTTGCAATCGTCGGGAGCCGCGTCATCACAGAGAAGGATTTCATCAAAAGATATGATGATTTTCGCCGACGCATCGGCGGCGTGCCGGACAATGAGCAGACCCGGCGCCAGGTTTTGCAAAATTATGTTGACGAAGAGCTGCTGATTCTTGCCGCCGAGCAGCGCGGCTATGCCGGCGATCGTGAAGGCCGGCACGAGCGCGAGCGCCTGGAAATTCAAGAATTGCTGAACGCATTCAATCGCGAGTTCATCGCCGGCAGCATTACAATAAATGAAGATGAACTCGAGCGGCTCTTTATAAATTTGAATACCCGCGTGAAGGCCCGGCATTTGTATGCGCCAACCAAGCCGCAGGCGGATTCGCTTTATCTGGCGCTGCAAAACGGCGCCAGCTTCGAGCAGTTGGCGCGGGGTCTCTTCAAAGATCCGGCGCTGCGCGATTCCGGCGGCTCGCTCGGCTATTTCACCGTCGATGAGATGGAGCCGGCCTTTGAAGAAGCAGCTTATAATTTGAAGGTCGGCGAAATTTCAAAACCGGTTCGCACGCTCGACGGCTACAGCATTATTCGCGTCGATGATCGCGTTACCAATCCGCTGTTGACGGAATCCGAATATGTGAAACATCGCGACAAGCTCGAAGGATACTGGCGCGTGCGCAAGATTCAAGCTGCGACAGCGGCATACGTCGACTCGCTTCGCCGCAGTCTTGATCTCAGTTTCAATGAGCCGGCTGTCAAAAAGCTGTTTGCGCTTCTCAAAACACGACAGGGCGATGAGGCATTGATTGAGGCGAAAAATTTTTGGGATGGCGACGACGAATTTGGCCGGCAGGAATTGCTGCGTTCCAAGCTCGGGGTTTGGGAAGTGGCAACTTTTCAAGATCGTCTGCGCTTTACTTCGGCGAGGGAGCATCAATGGATTCGCAGCGAGGAGACGTTGAAAGATTTCATTGCCGGGCTGGTGGCGCGCGAGGCGATTTTGGCGAAAGCCCGCGCCGCCAGGCTGGATCGGCGTCCGGAGTACAAGAGAAAAGTCGAAGAGAAGTTCGATAGTTATCTTCTGGAGCGCATCGAAACCAGCTTGCGCCGCGAGATGCGAATTCCCGAGGATTCGTTGCGGGCTTATTATCGTCGCCACGCCGAACGATTTGCGGCGCCCGTCGAAGAGAATCTGCACGGGCGGCTTCGCAGCTTCGATGAAGCGCGGCCAGAGGTTGAAGCGACGCTGCGAATGATGTATTGGGACGAGGCGCGCCGCCGCCATATCGAGGAGATTCGCAAGAACACGCGCGTCGCTGTTTATCCGGAACGGTTGATGACGCTGCGATTAAATTGA
- a CDS encoding FAD-dependent oxidoreductase, with protein sequence MRVEPGIVRDELNQQIKHTGLHCAPETATSNLANLGGMIAHNSSGTRSIVYGKTVDHVLEVRAILANGDQALFRELAPAEYEAKCWQANLEGQIYRETRRLVRDNEDEITKMP encoded by the coding sequence GTGCGTGTCGAGCCGGGCATCGTGCGTGATGAATTGAATCAGCAGATCAAACACACCGGCTTGCATTGTGCGCCGGAAACCGCGACGAGCAATCTCGCCAATCTCGGCGGCATGATCGCTCACAACTCCTCCGGCACCCGCTCGATTGTCTACGGCAAAACCGTCGATCATGTTCTCGAAGTTCGCGCCATTCTTGCCAACGGTGACCAGGCGCTTTTTCGGGAACTGGCACCGGCAGAATACGAGGCAAAATGCTGGCAAGCAAATCTCGAGGGACAAATCTACCGTGAAACTCGGCGCCTGGTGCGCGACAATGAAGATGAAATCACCAAAATGCCTTAG
- a CDS encoding XdhC family protein, protein MIRRDGTTLGDFEEVARPKEQAATLFGQEGSQTHRDGEREIFLQSYFPPRKLISAGAVHIAISLVLFAKELGYKVILVDPRQTFATTDRFPHIDVLIRKWPEEALAEIGLDASTCLVILTHDPKFDDPAIKYALQFSPAYIGVLGNRKTHEKRLSRLKQEDLTDEELAFLHAPIGLDIGGQTPAEIALKIMAGRRGISKS, encoded by the coding sequence TTGATTCGCCGCGACGGCACAACCCTGGGCGATTTTGAAGAGGTGGCGCGCCCCAAAGAACAGGCCGCAACATTGTTCGGGCAGGAGGGAAGCCAAACCCACCGCGACGGGGAGCGCGAGATTTTTCTGCAATCCTATTTTCCGCCGCGGAAACTGATTAGCGCCGGCGCGGTGCATATCGCCATTTCGCTGGTCTTGTTTGCCAAAGAATTGGGCTACAAAGTCATTCTCGTCGACCCGCGCCAAACTTTCGCCACGACAGATCGTTTTCCGCACATCGATGTGCTCATCCGCAAATGGCCGGAGGAGGCTTTGGCCGAAATCGGCCTCGATGCCAGCACCTGCCTGGTCATTCTCACCCACGATCCGAAGTTTGACGATCCCGCCATCAAATACGCTTTGCAATTTTCACCAGCTTATATCGGCGTGCTCGGCAACCGCAAGACGCATGAAAAACGGCTCTCTCGGCTTAAACAAGAAGATTTGACGGATGAAGAATTGGCTTTTTTGCACGCGCCGATTGGCCTTGACATCGGCGGCCAAACGCCGGCGGAAATCGCCTTGAAGATCATGGCAGGGCGGCGAGGAATCAGTAAATCGTAA